Proteins from a genomic interval of Phlebotomus papatasi isolate M1 chromosome 3, Ppap_2.1, whole genome shotgun sequence:
- the LOC129806240 gene encoding cytochrome c oxidase subunit 4 isoform 1, mitochondrial-like: MLSRNVLALAKDAAMIQMVRQASSGHGVASKIGKREVVGYGWSGEPVYYDRVDYPMPAIRYKEPTPEILALREKEKGDWKKLSIDEKKALYRASFCQTFAEFKHPTGEWKGCIGWTLVGVSIAVIFSLWMNAFVYDVMPDSFSEENQKAQLKRMLDLEVNPIHGLASKWDYENKRWK, encoded by the exons ATGCTGTCCAGAAACGTCCTGGCTCTGGCAAAGGATGCCGCTATGATTCAAATGGTGCGTCAGGCCAGTTCGGGTCACGGGGTTGCCTCGAAGATTGGCAAAAGGGAAGTGGTTGGGTATGGCTGGAGTGGAGAGCCAGTGTACTACGATCGCGTGGATTATCCAATGCCAGCCATCCGGTACAAGGAACCCACCCCTGAGATCCTGGCCCTGCGCGAGAAGGAGAAGGGAGACTGGAAGAAATTGAGTATTGATGAGAAGAAAGCTCTCTACAGGGCTTCCTTCTGCCAGACTTTCGCCGAATTCAAGCATCCCACGGGAGAATGGAAGGGCTGCATCGGCTGGACACTCGTCGGAGTCTCCATCGCTGTCATCTTCTCGCTCTGGATGAATGCTTTCG tctACGATGTAATGCCAGACAGTTTCAGCGAGGAAAACCAAAAGGCTCAGCTGAAGAGAATGTTGGACCTGGAGGTGAATCCAATCCATGGTTTAGCTTCCAAGTGGGACTACGAGAACAAGAGATGGAAGTAG